GCGCGGCCAGGCGATCGTGCGTGATGTCGTGCCCCAGTATCTCCACGGTGCCCTCCGTGGGCCTGAGCACCCCGAGCGCGCAGCGGATGAAGGTGGTCTTCCCGGCGCCGTTCGGCCCCAGGAACCCGATGCGCTCCCCCTGCGCCACGTCGAGGTCGATCCCCTCGAGAGCTATCACCCCCGACCCGTACGACTTCCCGAGCCCGGTTGCACGAATGGCGGCGACAACGCTCACGCGGCAGAGGCTAGGGACGCGACCCCCGGTGACTGTCACCGAACGGGCTCGGTGACTGTCACCGGGTGGCATTCGCCCCCGCATGGCGGACGCTTCCGCGTCCTGGGGTGACAGTCACCGAACGGGCCCGGTGACTGTCACCACATGGCGCGCGTTGCTAGTGCGACTCGATCACGCGATCCACGAGCCCGTACTCCGTGGCCTCCTCGGCGGTGAAGAAGCGATCGCGCTCGGAGTCGATGTGGATCTGCTCCTCGGTCTTGCCGGTGTGCTTCGCGAGGATCTGGTCGAGGCGCGCGCGCAGGTTGAGCGTCTCGCGGGCGTGGATCTCGATGTCGGTGGCCTGCCCCTGGAAGCCCGAGAGCACCTGGTGGATCAGGATCCGGCTGTTCGGGAGCGCCATGCGCTTGCCCGCCGCGCCGCCGGCCAGCAGCAGGGCGCCCATGCTCATGGCGATGCCGCAGCAGATCGTCTGTACGTCGGGCTTGATGAAGTTCATGGTGTCGTAGATCGCCAGGCCGGCGTACACCGAGCCACCGGGCGAGTTGATGTAGAGCGAGATGTCCTTGTCGGGGTCCTCGCTCTCGAGGTGCAGCAGCTGCGCGACGATCAGGTTCGCGATCTGGTCATCCACCGGGGTTCCCAGGAAGATGATGCGCTCGTTGAGCAGGCGCGAGTAGATGTCGAACGAGCGCTCGCCGCGGGCGGTCTGCTCGATGACCATCGGGATGAGCGGACTCATGTGGTGGTGACTCCTTGGTCGTTCGTCGGATTCTGTGTTGCCAGGAAGGCCCCGAAGGCCGCGAGGGCCCGCAGGTCGTCCTGGTGCAGGCGGCCGGCGGCCCACTCGATCTCGTCGATCGGGTCGGGCGCGAAGCCCATCGGGCGTCGTGCCGGCCGTGGTGGTGCCGCGCCAAGCGCGATGGCGAGGTCGAGGAACACCTCGCCCGCCCCCACGCCGATGGCACCGGCAATGCGCGAGAGCGCCCCGAACGAAGGCTCCTTGAGCCCCCGCTCCACCTCGGAGAGGTGCGCCGGGCTCATGCCGGCGCGCTCCGCGGCGGCCCGGAGCGACAGGCCGGCGTCCTCGCGGTAGCCACGAAGGGCCTCCCCGAGGGTGGTTCCGATGGTCTGTTCGCTGTGAGCGGACATCTGCACGCTCGGAGCGTATCGCGGTGCGCTCCGATCGCGGGCAACTGCGGTCCCCGTCATCGAGCGGGCGGCCATGCCCCCGGCCTCATGGGGCGCGACACCGCTGCCCGGCGGGCTACTTCTGCAGCTGGTCGCGCATGTCCCGCAGGACCCGCGACACCGGCGCCTGGTACTCCCGGGGCGGGGGCGGCCGGTAGCCGTAGCGGTTGCGCTCATCCGCCCGCGGCTTCATCCAGGTGTGCTCCACGATGATCATCACGGCCACCGCCGCGACGGTGGACAGCGCCAGCGATGCGATGGCGCCGGTCTTGAAGACCTCGGGAACGATCAGCAGTGCCGGCAGCCAGACGATCGCGAACACCAGCAGCCCACGCCCCACCTTGCGGGTGAGATTCTCTTGCCGGGTGTACACCGCCCGGACATCCGCCTGGGTGGTCGGGTCGTGGTACTCGCGCTCCACGGTCTGGAAGCCTAGGACGAGAACGGATGGATGAGGCCGAGTACGGCCGCCGCCACGATGAGCAGAACGCCCACGATCACCAGGAACTTCCCGAGCCCGAGCGCCATGCGCACCAGAAGCCTCAGCACCAGCACCACCACGCCGGCCACCAGCAGGCCGGTTGCGATGTTCAACAGCATCAGCGGCTCCCCGCCTCGAGTGCCGCGCGCACCGCGGCCGTGAGCGCCGCAACGTCGCGTGGCACCCTCGCAACGGCCATGGCCCCGCGCCAGTCCATGTCGGCCACCGCATCCAGCGGCATGCCGTGCTCGTCGGTGACGATCACCCCGGCCTCCTTGGCGATGAGGATCGCCGCGGCGATGTCCACGATGCGCCCGGGGCGCAGCACCGCCAGGCCATCGAGCCGCCCCAGTGCCACGTACTCGATCGACAGCGCCAGCGATCCCAGGCTTCGGATGCGGCTGGCATGCGTCAGGTGATCCATTGCCGCGGTGAGCCTGCGCGGGGATGCGCCCTCCACCACCGTGAGCCACAGGCCGCGGTACTCGCGGGTGCGCATCGGCTGGCCGTCCACCATGACGCCCTGCCCGCGCACGGCCACCACGGTCTCGCCGGTGCCGAGGTGCCGCAGCAGCCCCACGCGGACGTCCGACAGCCGGGGCCCGTCGGTGGCCGCCAGCGACACCGCGAACTCGGGCAGGCCGCGCCGGGCGTTGCGGCTGCCGTCGATGGGATCCACGATCACCAGCGCGCCGTCGCCCCCGAACGAGCGCTCGCCCACCTCCTCCGAGATCAGGTCGAACCCCATGCCGTCGGCGTGCGCCTGCTCGAGCACCTCGATGATCGCCGCCTCGGCGTCGCGGTCGATCACCAGCGTGGTGTCGCCGCCCTCGCCCTGGCCAACCTCGGTGCCCCGCTCGTGGGGCGGGACGAGCGCCACGGCCGCGGCCGCCCGGTCGGCGGCACGGGTGAGGACGTCCACCCAGGCCGCGTCCGAGGCGTCAGTCGGCCAGCGGCTGGAAGGCAACGCCCGTGAGGAGCTTGGGGAAGAAGTAGGTGGACTTCTGGGGCATGACGCCGCCCTCCTCGGCCACGGCCGTCACCTGCTCGGTGGGGATGTGGCGCACGATCAGGGCGGCGGCGGCGCGGCCCGAGCGCACGGCGTCCCAGGCGTCGCGGGCGTCCTTGGTGTAGGTGAGCAGCCCCTCATGCGCCAGGTGCGCCTGGTCGCCGCCAAGCGCCGGCACCAGCAGGTCGCGCTCGAGCACCGCGAGGTCGAGCCGCTCGGCGGCAGTGGCGCCTTCGCGCGGGGCGGTGAGCAGCATCGCCCGGTCGGGAAGCACCAGCCCTGCGGCCACCTGATCGGCGGGGGCGCCGTCGAGCGCCGCCTGCAGCGCGTCGAGCGAGTCGTCGAGCGGGATGACGTCCAGATGGTCCTCGGCCCCGGCCGGCCACTGCGTGAGCACCCGGTGGGTGGGCAGCACCACCAGGCCGTCGTCGTCCAGCGACGTGAGGCCCATCAGCACGAAGTCGTACGCGCGGTCGTCGTCGCCGTCCTCGGCGCGCCGCTCGTCGCGGTAGGCCAGGGCCGTCTCGTAGCGGTGGTGGCCGTCGGCGATGAGGATCCACCTGCCGGCAAGTGCCTGCTCTATCGCCGCGAGGCGCCCGGGGTCGGTGATGGTCCACAGGCGGTGCACGGTGCCGTCGTCGTCGGTGATTACGGCATCGGGATCGCCCTGCACGGCCGCCGCCGCCCAGGCCTCGCCCGCCGGGTCGGGGTAGAGCCCGAACACCGGCGAGAGCTGCACCTTGGTGGCGTTCATCAGCCGCAGGCGCTCCTCCTTGGGGCCCGCGTGCGTGCGCTCGTGCGGCCGCACCACGCGGGTGTCATACGGCTCGGCGCCCACCACGGCCACGATCGTCTTGCGGGTGCGGTGGCTGCCGTCGGGAAGGTCGAACTCCTGCGTCCAGGCGATCATCACCGGCTGGTCGTGGCGCGCCAGCACGCCCCGCGCGGTCCAGTCGGCAATGGTGGCCGCCACGGTGTCGTAGGGGATGCTCGGCAGGTCGATGCCCACCACGTTCCACGGGTTTCGCGACGCCAGCTCGTCCCGGTACTCGGGTCCGATCACGTCGTATGGGGGAGCCACGAGAGTCTGCATGTCGCCGGCCACGGCGGGGTCGAAGACCAGGGCTCGGAAGGGGCGCACGCGCGCACCGCGGAAGTCGTCACTCACGTGACGGCACACTACCTGCCGGGGTGACGGCGGGCGCCGGCGTTCCAGGGTTCGGTCGTCGTTGCCATGCGGCTCGGGGCCACCGGCACGTCACCGGGTCCGGTAAGGCCTCTCAACCCTGTGCCGAATACGGAGGACGTCGCCGTGCGCTTGCCCCACGTATCACTCATCGCGCTTGCGCTGGCCGCGACTGCCGCCGCTGGCCTCGTCTCTGGTTGCGGCGATTCCTCGCCGTCAACCACGGCCGCCGCGACGAAGAACGCATCGGGCGCCGCGGAGCCGCTAAACCAGCGCGTGTGTAGCGGCTACTTCGCTCCAACCGACCTCGTCGTCGTCAACTTCACCAATGAGAGCTCGTACCCGCTTGACGGCAACGCATGGATCACCCGTCAGCAGCAGAAGCGCTATGACCGGTTCAGGCTGCCAGCAAAGAGTGCCCCCGCTACACATAGGTGCTCGGGCGGCTGGTCGGCAGGCATCGACCTCAAGACGGACATCACGTGGAAGCGGGGTGAGCCCGATGACATCGCGCGCCAGTACCTCGGCTTCAAGAACAGGAACGTGGGATCGGACCTCGTGTAATGCTGCACGTCGGGCTTCAACGATTCGGTCTCGCTTTCCGACCCGGGAAACTCGACGGTGTTCAGGACGGATGATCAGGGCGCGGAACTGCCCTTCACCACCACCATCGCGCTCGAGTCCGTGCGCGGAGGGATACCCCACTTCACTGTGGCCTTCCGGGATCGCTAGCCCCCGGTGTCAGGCACCTAACCAACTCGCGCGCGTTTTGTGACCCTCGGTTAAGTGCCTGACACCGGGGTTCGTCCGGCGGGCGGCTTACCATGAGTTGTCCTTTGCTCGAGGACCTCACACCCCAGCAGGCCGAGGCCGTCACCCACGCGGGTGGGCCCCTGCTGGTGCTTGCCGGGGCGGGCGCCGGCAAGACGCGCGTGCTGTGCAACCGGCTCGCCTGGCTGGTGAACGAGGGGGCCGACCCCGCGGAGATCCTGGCGCTCACCTTCAGCGCCAAGGCCGCGGCTGAGCTTCGCGAGCGCGCCGAGGCGATGATCCCCGGCAGCCACGAGACCCTGCGGGTGACCACCTTCCACTCGTACGCCCTCGACCTGGTGCGCACGCTCGGCACCGACCGCGACCTGGCGCCGGTGCTGCAGCCCGCCGGCACCGAGGAGCGCGTGCTGGTGCTGCTCGACCGGTTGGCGGACCTGCATCTGGTGGACCGCGAGCACGACCTTCGCACCAACCCCGTGCAGGTGGTGCGCGGGTTCGTCGACCGCATCGACCGCTGCCGCGACGAGCGCGTTGACCCCCGCCGATACGAGTCGTGGGCCCAGGCGGCGCTGGATGGCGCCCGCAGCAGCCGCGACGCCGCCGACGCGCGTCGCGAGGTGGAGTTCGCCCGGGTGTTCCGGCTTCACGACGAGTGGCTGTCGGAGGTGGGCCTCGAGGACTTCGGCCGGCAGATCACCCGTGCCATCGACCTCGTGGCCGAGCACGCCGACCTGCTCGACATCGCCCGCTCGCGCGCCCGGCATGTGCTGGTGGACGAGTTCCAGGACACCAACCACGCCCAGGCCGAGCTGCTGTACATGGTCAGCGCCAGGTCCGACTCCCTCGTGGTGGTGGGCGACGACGACCAGGGCATCTACCGCTTCCGCGGGGCATCGGCCAAGAACATGGCCGACTTCCGGCTGAAGTTCCCCGAGGCGCCGGTGGTGCGGCTCGAGCTCAATCACCGGTCAACCCAGGGCATCCTCGACGCCGCGCATGCGGTGGTGGAGCCCATCGTGGCGCGCGAGCCCAAGGTCCTGAAGGCACTGCCCGACGCCACGGGCCCCATGCCGGAGTTCTGGATGGCGCCCGACCCGGCGGGGCAGGCGCGCGCCGTGGCCGCCGAGATACTGCGCCTGGCCGACGCGGGCACGCCGTATGAGCAGATGGCGGTGCTCATGAAGGCCGTGCGCACCGAGGGCCGCTCGATCGTGGCCGAGCTCGAGCAGGCGGGAATACCCCACCAGGTGCACGGCGGCACCGACCTGTTCGACCGGCGCGAGGTGCGCCTGGCGCTGGCGTGGATGCGCGCGGCCACCGACCCCACCGACTCCATCGCGCACCTGCGCGTGGCGGCTGATCCCTCGCTTGGCCTGCCCTGGGCCCCGGCCGCGCAGGTGGTGAGCGAGGCGGCGGCCGAGGGGCGCCACATCACCGGCCCGCTGGCCGACCTGGCCGAGGGCCCGGCGGCGCGCGAGCTGCTGGACGGCCTCGGGCGCACGGCCGCAGTGGGCGCCCCGCTCGACCTGGTGCGCGAGGTGCTCGACCGCACGGGCATCCGCGTGCGGGCGCTGGCCCTGGGCGGCGCGGAGGGCGCCGCGCGCCTGGCCGACCTGGCATCGCTGGAGCGCCTGGCCCGGGAGATCGCCGAGTCGACGCCCGGCATCGACGCCCCGGGCCTCGTGCGCCGCCTCGACGGCCTTGCGGGCGTGGGGTTCCGGGCGTCGGGCGGCGCGCCCGAGCGCCTGGGCGTGCAGGTGATGACCATCCACCAGTCCAAGGGGCTGGAATTCGACGCCGTGTGGGTGCTCGGCCTGGTGCACTTCAACTTCCCGGGGCGGGATCGCAGCCGCACCGATATTCCCGACGCCCTGCTGCCCGAGGCCCTGCCGCGCGGCAAGGACGCCCACGAGGCCGAGCAGCGCCGCCTGGCCTACGTGGCCATGACCCGCGCGCGCCGGCACCTGTATCTCTCGGCTTACCGCGCCGGCGACAACGGAATGGGGCAGAGGCCGTCGGCGTTCTACGAGCAGGCACGCGTCGCGGTGGGCGACCCCGCGTACATCGAGGTGGGTGCCGCTCCCGAGCGCGCGGTGCTCGACGCCGTGGCCACGGCCAGGTCACGCCTTGAAGATGCGGTGAACCGCGCGGCCGAGGCGGGGGCCGAGGCAGGGGCCGAGGCCGACGCCGACGTGGCAGCGCTGGTGGAGGATGCCGCCGAGGCCGCCCGCGCGCTGGTGGCCGCGCGCGCCGACGTGCTGGCCGGCCCCGTGGCCACCGATCCGCCGGCTCCCGAGCCCCGCGTGCCCCGCCCGGGCCTGCAGCTCAGCCCCACCGACATCGCGCGCTACATGGGCTGCCCCCTGGCCTACCGCTTCGCGTCGGTCGACCGCGTGCCGCCGCGGTGGGATCCCAACCGGGCGATCGGCAACTCCATCCATGCGGCGCTCGAGGCGTGCTTGCGCGAGGGCGTGCCGGACGACGGCGCCGACAAGGTGATCGCCCGCTTCGCCGTGGAGATGAAGCGCCGCGGCGCGGCCGACACCGCGGTGGGCCAGCAGGCCATGGACCGCGTGCGCGAGAACGTGCCCAAGTACCTCGACCGCGTGAGGAAGAGCGGCGTGCGCCCGGTGGGCGTGGAGCGCGCGTTCAGCCTGAAGGTGGGCCCGCACGTGGTGCACGGTCGCATCGACCGCATCGACTCCCACCCCCAGGGCGGGCACCAGCTGGTGGACTACAAGAGCGGCCGCGCGCCCTTCCGCGAGACCGACGCCGGGCGCCTGGTGTTGATCACCTACATCGAGGGCGCGCGTGATGCCTGGGGCATCGAGCCCCGCGGCGCGGTTCTGGAGTACGTGCTCGACGCCGAGACCCGCCCGGTGAGCCCCGACGGCCAGGAGCGCGCCGAGGCCATGGAGCAGGTGCGCGAGGTCGCCGACGCCATATCGGCCGGCCAGTTCGATCCCACCCCGGGGTGGGCCTGCCGCACGTGCGACTTCAACATGATCTGCCCCGCACAGGACCGTTAGGGTCTTCGCCGTGACCACCCTCGAGCCCGGGCGCCCCGTGGAGGGCGTGTTCGCCGTCCGCCGCAAGGAGCGGCGCATGAGCCGCAAGGGCTCGCCCTACCTTGCGCTCACCCTCGGCGACGCCACCGGCACCATCCCGGCGGTCATCTTCGACGAGCCCGACTGGTTCGCCGGGCAGTTCGAGGAGGGCGATCGCGTGCGCGTGACCGGCGAGGTCACCGACCGGGGTGGGCGCTCGGTGCTGCGCGTGCGCTCGCTGCGCCCCGCCGAGGCGGCCGACGCAGACGTGCAGCTCATCCCCCGCAGCCACCGCGACCCCGAGGACATGTGGGGATACGTGCTGGGGCTGGCCGACGAGGTGCACGACCCTGCGCTGCGGTCGCAGCTGGGTCGCATGACGGACGACGCCACGCTGGCCGAGGCCTGGCGCACGGTGCCCTGCACCCGGTCGGGCCACCACGCCTACCTGGGCGGGCTGGTGGAGCACACGGTGGGCGTGGCCATGCTGTGCCAGAGCCTCTGCACCTGGCACCCGAGGCTCGACAGCGACCTGCTGGTCACCGCCGCACTGCTGCACGACATCGGCCATACCCGCAACTGGGAGGTCCGGGCCGCCACCGTGGAGCAGACCGACGAGGGCAAGGCGCTCGGCCACCTGGCCATCGGCCTGCAGATGGTCGACCAGGCTGCTCGCGCATCGGGCGTGGACGACGAGCACCGCCTCGCCCTGCTGCACGCCATCGCCTGGCACCACGGCCCGCCCGCCGGCCAGCACGTGGGCCAGGCATCGGCCGAGGCCATCGCGCTGTGGCGCGCGAACTCCATGGAGGCGGGCGTAAAGGCCCGCATGGAGGGCGCGAGCGCCCTCGACGACTAGCGCGCCGCCTTCAGTCGCGCCCTGGCCTTGGCCAGCAGCGTGGCGGGCACCGGTGCGTAGCCCAGCCCCGGCAACCTGCGCTGGGCCCCGTCACTCAGGAAGTACTTCAGGGTCGCGCGGGTGGACGCGCTCATCTTCGGCTGCTTCCGCACCACCGCGTAGGCCTCGATGGTGATGGGGTAGGCCCTCGGCGCCAGATGCCGGCGGATCAGACGTTGAAGCGGATCTGCAAGACGTCGCCTTCCTGCACGACGTAGTCCTTGCCCTCCACGCGCGCCAGGGCCACCTCGCGCGCCTTGGCGAACGATCCGCACTCCACCAGCTTGTCCCAGGGCACGACCTCGGCGCGGATGAACCCGCGCTCCATGTCGCTGTGGATCTTCCCGGCGGCCCTGTCGGCCGGGGTGCCACGGGGGATCGGCCAGGCGCGGGCCTCGGGCGGCCCGGATCCGGTGAAGAACGTGATGAGGTCGAGCAGGCGGTAGCCGGCCTGGATCACCGCGTCGGCCCCGCGGGTGGTGCCGAGGCCCATCTCCTCGGCGAACTCCGCGGCCTCCCCGGGGTCCATCTCAGCCAGCTCGAGCTCCACGCCCACCGGCAGCGCCAGCGCCTGCGCGCCCTGCTCGGCGGCGTAGGCCGCCACATCGGCGGGCGGGTCGCCCGGGTCGTCGGTGCTCACCAGGTAGAGCACGGGCTTGGCGGTGAGCAGGCCCATGGCCCTGCCCACGGCGATGGCGTCGTCGTCGGCCATGGTGCGCACGGGCAGTCCGGCCTCGAGCTGGGCGGTAATGGCCTCCAGCGCCGCGGCCTCGGCCTTGGCGTCGGCGTCGCCGGCGCGCACGCCCTTCTGCACCTTCTCCATGCGGCGCTCCACCTGGCCGGCGTCGGCGAGGATGAGCTCCTCGTCCACGGCCCTGGCGTCGGCCAGGGGGTCCACCTCGCGCTCGAGCGGGTGGGGCACCTCGGCGTTGGCGAACCCGCGCAACACGTGCACCGTGGCCTCGAGCTCGCGGATGCGGCCGAGTGCCTGGCCGCCCAGGCCCTCGCCCTGGCCCGCGCCCTCGCTGAGCCCGGCGATGTCCACCACCTCCACCTGCGCCTGCACGCGGTTGGGGATGTCCTGCACGTCGGCGATGGCGTCGATGCGCGGGTCGGGAACGCTCGCCACCCCCACGTTGGGATCGCGTGTGGTGAAGGGGTAGGGCGCGACCTCCGCCTCGCTCCCGGTGACGAGGTTGAAGAGAGCGGTCTTGCCGGAGTTGGTAAGGCCTACGAGCCCGAGTTGCAGATCAGGCCCCGCCGAACCCGATGCGGCCGTTGGCGTCACCCGGCAGCACCCGCATGTACGTCACCTTGCCGAGGTCGATGGCGTTGTCGCCCTCCTCGGACGCCACCTCGTGGAACCCAACGCCACCAAGCGCGCCCCGGAGGGCGGCGACGGAGTCATCCTCAACGGTGAGGAGGAGCACGCCACCGCCCTCGAGGCCCAGCTCTATGCGTCGGCTCACGAAAGGACCATGAGCGACGGCGACTCCTGGCCCTGGGGCTCGGACTCCGCCGGAGGGGTCCACGCCGGCAGGCGGCGGATCTCGTCGAGGTGCACCATCGACTCGGGCTGGTCGGTGAACTTCAGCAGCTGCTTGCGGCCGTAGGCACGGAAGATCGCCACGCCCAGGGTCTCGTAGATCGTGCGCATGCCGCGACGCGAGATGGTGGTGCGGATGAGCTTGAAGCTCTCCGACGGGCGGTTGGTGAGCCACAGGCGCACGGCCTTGGGCAGGTTCTTCATGAACTTCACCTCGGTGAGGAGGCGCAGGAACTGCCACAGGTTGGCCCGGATCTCCTTCTTGCCCAGCTCCCACGGCGTCTTCTTCGAGTAGAAGCGCAGCATGTTCTTCCAGGTCTCCATCTGGAGCTGGTAGGGCGTCATGAGCTTGGGCTGGATGATGCAGTGGTGCCCGTCGTACAGCGAGTAGTCGTCGGTGAGCACCCGGCCCTCGGCGCGCATCTGGGCGTCGAACGCCGTGCCCGGCAGGGTGGTGAGCATCATCATCTGCAGGGTGTCCACGCCGTGCTCGATGGCGAAGTCCACCGTGGCGCGCACGGTCTCGGGCGTGTCGGAGTCGGCGCCCACCACGAACATCCCGTGCACGCGGATGCCGTAGTCGTGCAGCAGCTTGATCGAGGTGGTGATGTGCTCGACGGTCTGCTTCTTGTTGTAGGCGTCCAGGCCCTCCTGCGTGATGCTCTCGAAGCCGATGTACACCATGTAGCAACCGGAGTCGCGCATGAGCGAAAGCAGCTCGTGGTCGGGCTCGAGGGTCTGCTTGCTCTTGTAGATCGAGTCGGCGCGGATCTGCGCAGTCCACTGCGGGGTGATGCCCTCGTCGATCATCGCGCGGAACAGCGACTTCGCCTGCTTCTTGTCGACGATGAAGATGTCGTCGTAGAAGAAGACGCGCTCGGGGTTGACCCCGCGCAGCTCCTCCATCATGTTCTCCACCGAGCGCGTGCGCAGCTTGCGGCCGAACATCTTGATCACGCTGCAGAACGAGCAGTCGTAGGGGCAGCCCCACTTCATCATGATGGGGTGGGTGACCATGCGCTCGTGGCCCTCGAGCAGGTCGAGCGCCGGGAACGGCAGGTTGTCGAGGTCCTCACCCGATGCCATGGGGGCCTCGGGGTTGTCCACCTGGGTGGCGTTCTCGATGAACGACAGGCCCATGATCTCGTGCAGGCCGGCCGGGTCCTGGTCGCCCCGGAACCACTCCATGAACTGCGCGAAGCCCACGTGGCCCTCGCGGCGGATCACGTAGTCGGCGTGCTGCAGGGCCTCATGCGACATGAAGGTGACGTGCGAGCCGCCGAACAGCACGGGGATTCCCGCGGCGCGGCAGCGGTCGGCGTAGCGGTAGCCCTCGAGCGTGGTGTTGGTGGTGGTGGAGATGCACACCAGGTCGCTGGTGAGCACGTCGTCCCAGTCCACCTCCACGCCGCGGATCAGCTCGCAGTAGATGTGCTGGTCCATGTCGTCGTAGGTGTTGCGCGCGATCGCCGCGAGCAGTGGCAGGCCAAGCTTGGGGAGGTTGGCGATCTCGTAGATCGTGGCCCCCCGGGGCTTCGGCTCGATGTAACGGATCTTCACGCGTCAGGCCTCCGACGTGGTGTTCACAGCGATCAATGGTCTTCGACGAGTTCGGTGAGTACCCCGCCCGTCGACCGGGGATGCAGGAAGGCCACCATGTGGCCGCCCAGCCCGCGCCGGGGCGCGGTGTCAATCAATTCGACGCCCTCATCGGCGAGTTCACGCAGCGTGGACTCCAGATGGGGAACGGCGAATGCCACATGATGCATGCCCGGGCCCTTCTTGGCTAGGAACCGGGCAACACCCGTGTCCTCCGTCACCGGGGCGACGAGCTCCACGTACGAGGGCCCCGACCCGAGCATCACGGCCTCCACGCCCTGGTCGGGCATCACCTCGCGCACGCCCACCTGCATGCCGAGGACGTCCCGGTAGGCCGGGATCTCCGCGTCGAGGTCGGCGACCACATACCCCACGTGGTGGATGAGCCCCAGGTGCATCCCCGCGGAGGGTACTGGACTCACCGGACCGACCAATCCGCGTCGTCGGGGCCGTCGGGCGGCAGCGCGGCCGGGCGCGATGCCCATACCATCCCCACGCCGAGCAGCGCCAGTGCGCCGAGGGCGATCCCGATGATGGCGGCCCACAGCGTGCCGCTGTCGCCACCGCTGCCCGCCATGGGGGCGGGATCGGCCGAGATCACCACAGCCGCGGCGGGCCCGGGCTTCCCCGGCCCGGTCTCGGGGGCCGCCTGGCCGTCGGCCTCGGGTGGGCCGGTCCAGGCCTTCACCTGTCCGTTGGTGAGCCCCTGTTCCGACCTCCACACGCTCGTACCCTCCTCAAAGGGCGTGCCCAGCACCGTGAACGATGCGTACTGGTCGGGCGCGATCAGCCCCCCGGTCCACTCCGCGCCGCGAAGGCGGCCGTCCGGCCTGCGCAGGATTCGCATGGTCCAGCCCGGCGCGTCGGCCACGGCATACACGCTCACCTGCGGGGGGAACGTCACCCGCACTCGGTTGGTGGTGAGCCCGCCCTCGGCGGGCACCCGGATCGTGAACTCGGTCGATTCCCTGAGCACCGCGGTGCCGGGGTGCACGCTGACGTGCGCGTGCGCC
Above is a genomic segment from Actinomycetota bacterium containing:
- the clpP gene encoding ATP-dependent Clp endopeptidase proteolytic subunit ClpP is translated as MSPLIPMVIEQTARGERSFDIYSRLLNERIIFLGTPVDDQIANLIVAQLLHLESEDPDKDISLYINSPGGSVYAGLAIYDTMNFIKPDVQTICCGIAMSMGALLLAGGAAGKRMALPNSRILIHQVLSGFQGQATDIEIHARETLNLRARLDQILAKHTGKTEEQIHIDSERDRFFTAEEATEYGLVDRVIESH
- a CDS encoding helix-turn-helix transcriptional regulator yields the protein MAARSMTGTAVARDRSAPRYAPSVQMSAHSEQTIGTTLGEALRGYREDAGLSLRAAAERAGMSPAHLSEVERGLKEPSFGALSRIAGAIGVGAGEVFLDLAIALGAAPPRPARRPMGFAPDPIDEIEWAAGRLHQDDLRALAAFGAFLATQNPTNDQGVTTT
- a CDS encoding DUF1015 domain-containing protein: MERRRPPSPRQVVCRHVSDDFRGARVRPFRALVFDPAVAGDMQTLVAPPYDVIGPEYRDELASRNPWNVVGIDLPSIPYDTVAATIADWTARGVLARHDQPVMIAWTQEFDLPDGSHRTRKTIVAVVGAEPYDTRVVRPHERTHAGPKEERLRLMNATKVQLSPVFGLYPDPAGEAWAAAAVQGDPDAVITDDDGTVHRLWTITDPGRLAAIEQALAGRWILIADGHHRYETALAYRDERRAEDGDDDRAYDFVLMGLTSLDDDGLVVLPTHRVLTQWPAGAEDHLDVIPLDDSLDALQAALDGAPADQVAAGLVLPDRAMLLTAPREGATAAERLDLAVLERDLLVPALGGDQAHLAHEGLLTYTKDARDAWDAVRSGRAAAALIVRHIPTEQVTAVAEEGGVMPQKSTYFFPKLLTGVAFQPLAD
- a CDS encoding ATP-dependent helicase gives rise to the protein MSCPLLEDLTPQQAEAVTHAGGPLLVLAGAGAGKTRVLCNRLAWLVNEGADPAEILALTFSAKAAAELRERAEAMIPGSHETLRVTTFHSYALDLVRTLGTDRDLAPVLQPAGTEERVLVLLDRLADLHLVDREHDLRTNPVQVVRGFVDRIDRCRDERVDPRRYESWAQAALDGARSSRDAADARREVEFARVFRLHDEWLSEVGLEDFGRQITRAIDLVAEHADLLDIARSRARHVLVDEFQDTNHAQAELLYMVSARSDSLVVVGDDDQGIYRFRGASAKNMADFRLKFPEAPVVRLELNHRSTQGILDAAHAVVEPIVAREPKVLKALPDATGPMPEFWMAPDPAGQARAVAAEILRLADAGTPYEQMAVLMKAVRTEGRSIVAELEQAGIPHQVHGGTDLFDRREVRLALAWMRAATDPTDSIAHLRVAADPSLGLPWAPAAQVVSEAAAEGRHITGPLADLAEGPAARELLDGLGRTAAVGAPLDLVREVLDRTGIRVRALALGGAEGAARLADLASLERLAREIAESTPGIDAPGLVRRLDGLAGVGFRASGGAPERLGVQVMTIHQSKGLEFDAVWVLGLVHFNFPGRDRSRTDIPDALLPEALPRGKDAHEAEQRRLAYVAMTRARRHLYLSAYRAGDNGMGQRPSAFYEQARVAVGDPAYIEVGAAPERAVLDAVATARSRLEDAVNRAAEAGAEAGAEADADVAALVEDAAEAARALVAARADVLAGPVATDPPAPEPRVPRPGLQLSPTDIARYMGCPLAYRFASVDRVPPRWDPNRAIGNSIHAALEACLREGVPDDGADKVIARFAVEMKRRGAADTAVGQQAMDRVRENVPKYLDRVRKSGVRPVGVERAFSLKVGPHVVHGRIDRIDSHPQGGHQLVDYKSGRAPFRETDAGRLVLITYIEGARDAWGIEPRGAVLEYVLDAETRPVSPDGQERAEAMEQVREVADAISAGQFDPTPGWACRTCDFNMICPAQDR
- a CDS encoding HD domain-containing protein, yielding MTTLEPGRPVEGVFAVRRKERRMSRKGSPYLALTLGDATGTIPAVIFDEPDWFAGQFEEGDRVRVTGEVTDRGGRSVLRVRSLRPAEAADADVQLIPRSHRDPEDMWGYVLGLADEVHDPALRSQLGRMTDDATLAEAWRTVPCTRSGHHAYLGGLVEHTVGVAMLCQSLCTWHPRLDSDLLVTAALLHDIGHTRNWEVRAATVEQTDEGKALGHLAIGLQMVDQAARASGVDDEHRLALLHAIAWHHGPPAGQHVGQASAEAIALWRANSMEAGVKARMEGASALDD
- the ychF gene encoding redox-regulated ATPase YchF codes for the protein MTPTAASGSAGPDLQLGLVGLTNSGKTALFNLVTGSEAEVAPYPFTTRDPNVGVASVPDPRIDAIADVQDIPNRVQAQVEVVDIAGLSEGAGQGEGLGGQALGRIRELEATVHVLRGFANAEVPHPLEREVDPLADARAVDEELILADAGQVERRMEKVQKGVRAGDADAKAEAAALEAITAQLEAGLPVRTMADDDAIAVGRAMGLLTAKPVLYLVSTDDPGDPPADVAAYAAEQGAQALALPVGVELELAEMDPGEAAEFAEEMGLGTTRGADAVIQAGYRLLDLITFFTGSGPPEARAWPIPRGTPADRAAGKIHSDMERGFIRAEVVPWDKLVECGSFAKAREVALARVEGKDYVVQEGDVLQIRFNV